In one Umezawaea sp. Da 62-37 genomic region, the following are encoded:
- a CDS encoding MFS transporter, with protein sequence MSLDSPTTGTTRFGRLAAALLTSQFGVYIAIITPLQLLLTLRLTDLTDDNGAATDAFGLVTGLAAVVVLVSTPVAGRISDLAAFALGRRRTWILFGALTGAAAVVALGETTAVWQVVLLWCLAKTLFSFQQSATTAVLADQVPPRRRGLASGLLGLVIPLAPLVGLVVVTALPAGSASQWRVVAAIAAVTGVVAVLLIREDRPEPRTGERGGIGVVLRTFWLDPRRHPAFGWAWLVRFLITATYAAGSYVSLYLIQRFGVSQADVGGLVLVWSAILVPTAIVSSLGAGHLSDVLRKQKPFVVVSAFIGVVAMALLAFAPSTSVVFVAAGVMGVGMGTFLAVDMAMCVRVLPDSANAGKDLGIVNIANMLPQSLVPLSAPLLLGLGGYTAFFGFLALLGIAGALAVRRVPEIGQEDGAPGVAPLRRG encoded by the coding sequence CGCCGCCGCGCTGCTGACCTCGCAGTTCGGGGTGTACATCGCGATCATCACCCCGCTGCAACTGCTGCTGACGCTGCGGCTGACCGACCTGACCGACGACAACGGGGCGGCGACCGACGCGTTCGGCCTGGTCACCGGTCTCGCCGCGGTCGTCGTGCTGGTGTCCACCCCGGTCGCGGGCCGGATCAGCGACCTCGCGGCGTTCGCGCTGGGCCGCAGGCGGACGTGGATCCTCTTCGGCGCGCTCACCGGCGCGGCCGCGGTGGTCGCCCTCGGCGAGACCACGGCGGTGTGGCAGGTGGTCCTGCTGTGGTGCCTGGCCAAGACCCTGTTCAGCTTCCAGCAGTCCGCGACGACGGCCGTGCTCGCCGACCAGGTGCCCCCGCGGCGGCGCGGCCTGGCGTCCGGCCTCCTCGGCCTGGTGATCCCGCTCGCGCCGCTGGTGGGACTGGTGGTCGTCACCGCGCTGCCCGCGGGGTCGGCGTCGCAGTGGCGGGTCGTCGCCGCCATCGCCGCCGTCACGGGCGTCGTGGCGGTGCTGCTGATCCGCGAGGACAGGCCCGAACCCCGCACGGGCGAACGCGGCGGGATCGGCGTGGTGCTGCGGACGTTCTGGCTCGACCCGCGACGGCACCCCGCCTTCGGCTGGGCGTGGCTGGTGCGGTTCCTCATCACCGCCACCTACGCGGCGGGCAGCTACGTGTCGCTGTACCTGATCCAGCGGTTCGGCGTCAGCCAGGCCGACGTCGGCGGGCTGGTGCTCGTGTGGTCCGCGATCCTCGTGCCCACCGCGATCGTCTCGAGCCTCGGCGCGGGGCACCTGTCCGACGTGCTGCGGAAGCAGAAGCCCTTCGTGGTGGTGTCGGCGTTCATCGGCGTGGTGGCGATGGCGCTGCTGGCGTTCGCGCCGTCGACCTCGGTCGTGTTCGTCGCGGCGGGCGTCATGGGCGTCGGGATGGGCACGTTCCTCGCCGTGGACATGGCGATGTGCGTGCGGGTGCTGCCCGACAGCGCGAACGCGGGCAAGGACCTGGGGATCGTCAACATCGCGAACATGCTCCCGCAGTCCCTGGTGCCGCTGTCCGCACCACTGCTGCTGGGCCTCGGCGGCTACACCGCGTTCTTCGGCTTCCTCGCGCTGCTGGGGATCGCGGGCGCGCTGGCCGTGCGGCGGGTGCCGGAGATCGGCCAGGAGGACGGGGCGCCCGGCGTCGCACCGCTGCGGCGGGGGTAG
- the manD gene encoding D-mannonate dehydratase ManD has protein sequence MRIESAEVVVTCPGRNFVTLRITTDDGLTGWGDATLNGRELAVEAYLREHVVPLLLGRDAGAIEDTWQYLYRGAYWRRGPVTMAAVAAVDTALWDIKAKAAGMPLYQLLGGASRVGALAYGHASGRDLPELFDSIRLHLERGFRAIRVQTGIPGLDTVYGVAASEAGGGDRYDYEPARPTALPVEEAWDTRAYLRHVPGVFEAVRAEFGPELPLLHDGHHRMTPIEAARLGKSLEPYDLFWLEDATPGEDQAALRLIRQHTTTPLAIGEVFNSVHDYITLLSERLIDYVRSAVTHTGGVTGLKKVLDLASVYGVKSGIHGPTDISPVGMAAALHLDIAVHNFGIQEYMPHTADTLEVFRTSFTFTGGLLHPSDAPGLGVDVDLAAAARFPYRAAYLPVNRLADGTVHDW, from the coding sequence GGCCGTCGAGGCGTACCTGCGCGAGCACGTCGTGCCGCTGCTGCTCGGGCGGGACGCGGGCGCGATCGAGGACACCTGGCAGTACCTGTACCGCGGGGCCTACTGGCGGCGCGGGCCGGTCACGATGGCCGCCGTCGCCGCGGTCGACACCGCGCTCTGGGACATCAAGGCGAAAGCCGCCGGGATGCCGCTCTACCAACTGCTCGGCGGCGCCTCGCGGGTCGGCGCGCTGGCGTACGGGCACGCCTCGGGCCGCGACCTGCCGGAGCTGTTCGACTCGATCCGGCTGCACCTGGAGCGCGGCTTCCGGGCCATCCGCGTCCAGACCGGCATCCCCGGCCTGGACACCGTGTACGGCGTCGCCGCCTCCGAAGCCGGTGGCGGCGACCGCTACGACTACGAACCGGCCAGGCCGACCGCGCTGCCCGTGGAGGAGGCCTGGGACACCCGCGCCTACCTGCGGCACGTGCCCGGCGTGTTCGAGGCCGTGCGCGCCGAGTTCGGGCCGGAACTGCCGCTGCTGCACGACGGCCACCACCGGATGACACCGATCGAGGCCGCCAGGTTGGGCAAGTCCCTGGAGCCCTACGACCTGTTCTGGCTGGAGGACGCGACACCCGGCGAGGACCAGGCGGCGCTGCGGCTGATCCGGCAGCACACCACGACACCGCTGGCGATCGGCGAGGTGTTCAACAGCGTGCACGACTACATCACGCTGCTCAGCGAACGACTGATCGACTACGTGCGGTCGGCCGTGACGCACACCGGCGGTGTGACGGGGCTGAAGAAGGTCCTCGACCTCGCCTCCGTGTACGGCGTGAAGTCGGGCATCCACGGTCCCACCGACATCTCCCCGGTCGGCATGGCCGCCGCGCTGCACCTGGACATCGCGGTGCACAACTTCGGCATCCAGGAGTACATGCCGCACACCGCCGACACCCTGGAGGTGTTCCGCACCTCGTTCACCTTCACCGGCGGACTGCTCCACCCCTCCGACGCGCCTGGCCTCGGCGTGGACGTCGACCTGGCCGCAGCGGCCAGGTTCCCCTACCGCGCCGCGTACCTGCCCGTGAACCGGCTGGCCGACGGAACCGTCCACGACTGGTGA